The following are encoded together in the Mytilus edulis unplaced genomic scaffold, xbMytEdul2.2 SCAFFOLD_469, whole genome shotgun sequence genome:
- the LOC139505451 gene encoding uncharacterized protein: MWFKLLMLVHLCVSFPLKCPEPAQWALRANSHCADPSKYFCLKNDLIKGYSENCTRSDFQQPGRKAVLRGGIDADVCSVERYQPFPIKFFTNASTNCIFLKSVCNEEGQVVYDSGNRNTDTTCRCDYRRGFDFLVKPNNPCFCKPSQEDCSCFLKTCSNTSHTISPGWRCF, encoded by the exons ATGTGGTTCAAACTATTGATGCTG GTACATTTATGTGTATCATTTCCGCTGAAATGCCCTGAACCTGCGCAATGGGCACTGCGTGCCAATAGTCACTGTGCAGATCCGTCAAAATACTTTTGTCTAAAGAATGATCTAATCAAGGGATATTCTGAAAACTGTACAAGATCAGATTTTCAACAACCAG GTAGAAAAGCAGTTCTTCGTGGAGGAATAGATGCAGATGTTTGCTCTGTAGAAAGATACCAGCCATTCCCAATCAAGTTTTTCACAAATGCTAGTACGAATTGCATATTTTTGAAATCAGTTTGCAATGAAGAAGGGCAGGTTGTATATGACTCAGGAAATCGTAACACTGATACTACCTGCAGATGTGACTACAGACGAGGTTTTGATTTCCTGGTGAAACCAAACAACCCATGCTTTTGTAAACCATCACAAGAAGATTGTTCCTGCTTCTTAAAGACCTGCTCAAATACCAGTCATACAATTTCACCTGGTTGGCGTTGCTtttaa